A section of the Bacillus sp. HSf4 genome encodes:
- a CDS encoding type 2 lanthipeptide synthetase LanM family protein gives MSNRLSTVDQTAAWNRGLYLHERAIENDADTKIDEEIELEKWCKQTGLPLRLMEHRLQNDGLDKRSFQLLLAAKHSPAARQKAEWMDELDDIFFNEHLPINCKVDLEDDELKSHMFISFVRPFLDWLNTGIADTYRIWKIKYGRECAEESVIRRSILSAVCKNLLALAERVLVYELNLARMEGRLKGDTPEKRFEYFIAEYAEKKESISQLLSKYPLLARIMVETAMRRKNAICEGIERLFADYDSIQHSFSGDFSHLTHLNTGSGDLHRNGRSVMIFEFASGSRLVYKPRSLGVDLHFNQLLFWLNEKGATPSFQPLHTMDCTSYGWQEFAEARECETLEQVSHFYQRLGGCIAVLHMLYATDMHMENMIASGEFPQFIDLESLFQNIQPTDEDEFTALQRTSEELSQSVLRTGILPASLFKSGSFRSIELSGIGGHGGQRLPRGKYKYENIRTDKMRLVKGSGFSKGAKNRPSHNGNEISPEDYIDDIAAGFERVYLIFMRHREELLSSEGPVKAFQHDTVRSIFRHTQSYSTMLEAGLHPDYLRNGLDRVRLFDYLWRIVDTNDKFLELIPSETRDLLQGDIPYFYSKINSLSAWDSDGKEIQNFYHITVLERVLTRIKMFSREDCSKQIRYIRTSMATMLKRWDLKQYRNDFSNVKIGHQHPPEEFVKQAMMIGDRLLEAAYWGDKKEDVSWIGIGASLNDRWLFTPLDATLYDGVLGVALFYAYLAEISEDRRYAEVAEAAVKSAEDFLHRYNGLGSLSAFHGYASIAYVYSHLWALWKEEKYIRKAADAIGECEKWIEKDQMFDLIGGSAGTLLVALRLYHLTKSDKLLQVAVQCGEHLLANAAEQKAGCGWTSPVDKSRALIGLSHGTAGIAWALAELYTATKDTRFLECSKQAISYERTMFIPEEGNWADLRYREERKSLGITNPVQWCHGAAGIALGRLMTMQHWRDDKMKEELETAIQTTLREGFGGSHCQCHGDFGNLEVLLLASDVLKDEKLKKNAMQIGSAIVEEAMDKGWCCGIPQNEETPSLMLGLSGIGYGLLRLAAPEKVPPVVVLGTPLRRE, from the coding sequence GTTTACCTTTGCGTTTGATGGAACATCGTCTGCAAAATGACGGACTTGATAAGCGTTCTTTCCAATTGCTGCTGGCCGCCAAACATTCTCCGGCCGCCCGCCAAAAGGCCGAGTGGATGGATGAGCTGGATGACATATTTTTTAACGAGCATTTGCCGATCAATTGCAAGGTGGACCTGGAAGATGACGAGTTGAAAAGTCATATGTTCATCAGTTTTGTTAGGCCATTTCTGGATTGGCTGAACACCGGCATAGCCGATACATACCGGATTTGGAAGATAAAATACGGACGGGAATGTGCGGAAGAATCCGTCATCAGGCGGAGCATCCTCAGCGCTGTATGCAAAAACTTATTGGCTCTGGCAGAACGCGTCCTTGTCTATGAATTGAATCTTGCCCGGATGGAAGGACGTCTGAAAGGAGACACCCCGGAAAAGCGTTTTGAATATTTTATTGCTGAATACGCTGAAAAAAAGGAAAGCATTTCTCAATTATTATCTAAATATCCTCTGCTGGCCCGCATCATGGTTGAAACGGCAATGAGGAGAAAGAATGCCATTTGTGAAGGAATTGAACGTTTATTTGCTGATTATGATTCTATTCAGCATTCTTTTTCAGGAGACTTCTCTCATCTAACACACCTTAATACAGGGAGCGGTGATTTGCATCGGAATGGGCGGAGCGTGATGATTTTTGAGTTTGCCTCAGGCAGCCGCCTGGTGTATAAGCCTCGTTCACTTGGCGTCGATCTTCATTTCAATCAGCTGCTATTCTGGCTGAATGAAAAAGGCGCTACTCCATCTTTTCAACCTTTACATACAATGGACTGCACTAGCTACGGCTGGCAGGAATTTGCTGAAGCAAGAGAGTGCGAAACTCTTGAGCAAGTAAGCCATTTTTATCAGCGGCTGGGGGGCTGTATAGCGGTACTACATATGCTGTATGCGACTGACATGCACATGGAAAACATGATCGCTTCAGGAGAATTTCCGCAATTTATCGACTTGGAATCCTTATTCCAAAACATCCAGCCGACGGATGAGGACGAATTTACCGCCTTGCAGAGAACTTCCGAAGAACTGTCACAGTCCGTATTAAGAACCGGCATCTTGCCTGCCTCCTTATTTAAGTCGGGATCATTCCGTTCCATTGAACTGAGCGGAATCGGCGGACATGGCGGACAAAGACTGCCGAGGGGAAAATATAAGTACGAAAATATCAGAACAGACAAAATGCGGCTTGTAAAAGGAAGCGGATTTTCAAAAGGGGCGAAAAATCGGCCGAGCCATAATGGGAACGAGATTTCGCCGGAGGATTATATCGATGATATCGCTGCCGGATTTGAACGAGTTTACTTAATATTTATGCGGCATCGGGAAGAACTGCTTTCTTCAGAGGGGCCTGTCAAGGCTTTTCAACATGATACAGTCCGTTCGATTTTTCGGCATACACAGTCCTATTCTACTATGCTGGAAGCCGGTTTACATCCTGATTATCTTCGAAACGGACTTGACAGAGTTCGGCTATTTGACTACTTATGGCGGATAGTGGACACAAATGATAAATTTTTGGAACTTATACCTTCAGAAACACGGGATTTGCTGCAGGGGGACATCCCTTACTTCTATTCGAAAATTAATTCTTTGTCTGCTTGGGACAGCGACGGCAAGGAGATTCAGAACTTTTATCATATTACGGTATTAGAGCGAGTATTGACTAGGATCAAGATGTTCAGCAGAGAGGACTGTTCCAAACAGATTAGGTATATCCGCACCTCGATGGCCACGATGCTGAAGCGCTGGGACCTTAAGCAATACCGAAACGATTTTTCTAACGTGAAAATTGGACATCAGCATCCGCCTGAGGAATTTGTCAAGCAGGCCATGATGATCGGTGATCGGTTATTGGAAGCAGCTTATTGGGGCGACAAAAAAGAAGATGTCAGCTGGATCGGTATCGGCGCTTCCCTTAATGACCGGTGGCTGTTTACGCCTTTGGATGCCACCTTATATGACGGCGTGCTTGGCGTCGCGTTGTTTTATGCGTATTTGGCGGAAATTTCCGAGGATCGGCGTTATGCAGAAGTAGCTGAAGCCGCGGTAAAATCAGCCGAAGACTTTCTTCACCGGTATAATGGTCTCGGTTCTCTCTCCGCTTTTCACGGGTATGCTTCCATTGCCTATGTGTACAGCCATCTGTGGGCATTATGGAAGGAAGAGAAATATATCCGGAAAGCGGCGGATGCCATCGGAGAGTGTGAAAAGTGGATCGAAAAAGATCAAATGTTTGATCTGATCGGCGGATCGGCGGGAACACTCCTAGTGGCATTGCGTCTTTACCATTTGACAAAGTCAGACAAGCTTCTGCAGGTTGCCGTTCAATGCGGCGAACACCTGCTTGCAAATGCAGCTGAGCAAAAGGCAGGGTGCGGTTGGACATCGCCAGTTGACAAAAGCAGGGCGCTGATCGGCTTGTCTCACGGCACTGCAGGGATCGCTTGGGCATTGGCGGAACTGTACACCGCCACAAAAGATACGCGTTTTCTTGAATGCAGCAAACAGGCCATTTCCTATGAGCGAACAATGTTTATACCTGAAGAGGGAAATTGGGCGGATCTTCGCTACCGGGAAGAACGAAAGAGTCTAGGCATTACAAATCCGGTTCAATGGTGCCATGGCGCGGCTGGAATAGCGCTGGGACGGCTTATGACAATGCAGCACTGGCGGGACGATAAAATGAAGGAAGAACTTGAAACGGCAATCCAGACGACGCTCCGTGAAGGGTTTGGCGGAAGTCATTGCCAATGTCACGGTGACTTCGGCAATTTGGAAGTTTTGTTATTGGCTTCAGATGTTTTAAAAGATGAAAAGCTGAAGAAAAATGCCATGCAAATCGGAAGTGCAATCGTAGAAGAAGCGATGGATAAGGGATGGTGCTGCGGAATACCTCAAAATGAGGAAACCCCGAGCTTAATGCTGGGGCTGTCAGGGATCGGATACGGCTTATTGCGTCTTGCAGCTCCTGAGAAGGTGCCGCCTGTCGTCGTACTCGGAACTCCATTGAGGAGGGAATGA